The DNA region AAAGCCCGATGCAAAACGGAAAATCGAAAGGGAACAACCAACTGGACGTGGGTCTATCAGGCCTCGGCTCCGAACTCTACGTAACCAAGGGGACATTTTTGCTGCACAGTTAAGGGGACATATTGCCTAAGTATAAACAGGAAATCGCCGCCTGCTTGTTCGGTCGTCGGCCATGAAGTAAAGTGCTTGATCACCATGCTTGGAGGGAGTCTTTTGAATGAGCGATGACTGGAAAATCATCTATGCCGGCGTGGATATCGGCTCCTTGTCCACCGAAACCGTTTTACTGGACGGAGAGGGTCGGGTCTTGGCACGAACCATCCAGTTGACGGGCGCCAGCAGCGCCAAGGCGGCCAAGGCCAGTTTCGACGGCGCGATCGCGCAAATCGGCGCTTCGGCGGCGGACGTCGCGTTTTGCATTGCGACCGGTTACGGGCGTAACAAGGCGGAATTCGCCCACGCCAAGGTGACGGAAATCACCTGCCACGCCAAAGGCGCCGCCGTTCTGGTGGCCGGCGCCCGCACGGTGATCGACATCGGCGGGCAGGATTCGAAGGTCATCCGGATCAACGACGAGGGTGTCGTGTCGGATTTCGTCATGAACGACAAATGCGCCGCCGGCACCGGCCGTTTTCTGGAAGTCATGGCGCGGACCCTGGAAGTCGATCTGGAGGATCTGGGGCCGCTGGCCCTGCGATCCGACGCGGATCTGAAGGTCTCTTCCATGTGCACGGTCTTCGCGGAAAGCGAGGTCGTCAGCCTGATCGGCGAAGGCGTGGCGGCCGCGCGCATCGCCTGGGGTGTCTGCCGGTCGGTGGCCGACCGCACCGCCAGTCTGGCCGAACGGGTCGGCGCGACCGAGCCGATCGT from Myxococcales bacterium includes:
- a CDS encoding 2-hydroxyglutaryl-CoA dehydratase is translated as MIYAGVDIGSLSTETVLLDGEGRVLARTIQLTGASSAKAAKASFDGAIAQIGASAADVAFCIATGYGRNKAEFAHAKVTEITCHAKGAAVLVAGARTVIDIGGQDSKVIRINDEGVVSDFVMNDKCAAGTGRFLEVMARTLEVDLEDLGPLALRSDADLKVSSMCTVFAESEVVSLIGEGVAAARIAWGVCRSVADRTASLAERVGATEPIVMTGGVAKNVGVVKALETRLNRKLIISEEPQIVGALGAAHLALARGRRGEA